From a region of the Acanthochromis polyacanthus isolate Apoly-LR-REF ecotype Palm Island chromosome 3, KAUST_Apoly_ChrSc, whole genome shotgun sequence genome:
- the soul5l gene encoding uncharacterized protein soul5l, whose translation MAFIFVLTFLALVVSAEGSVGRSSNTSFCTESKECLEYELVCKTDEYEVRHYSPTRWLSTDAEAYFMGVGAAMAFRRLFQYITGANEAGVQMEMTAPVLVKIPEETKMWEPAIYTLNFPLPAAYQDKPPAPTNDKLYFTEMPEMDVYVRSYGGWMLSVTSRLHAHLLTKELERVRAPYNHSYHYGVGYDSPLKLLNRHNEVWYVAEGEPVCTDPQEPTPAHTPRPTPTDSPTDAPSDPLPHTLSDSPSLAPSNQSSNTTSNSSSQMLADSPALPPSNPPPSPSSDLPAEAAFSHPPTSAQAPLDSTTNSSDPASVSPSLEPQADAAQWNSTAQSSVDTAANGSPKVEPDGAH comes from the exons ACGGAGTAGCAACACCAGCTTCTGCACAGAGTCAAAGGAGTGTCTGGAATATGAGCTGGTCTGCAAAACAGATGAGTATGAA GTGCGACACTACAGTCCGACTCGCTGGCTGTCAACAGATGCCGAAGCCTATTTCATGGGAGTGGGAGCAGCCATGGCTTTCAGGAGACTTTTCCAGTACATCACAGGAGCCAATGAAGCAG GCGTCCAGATGGAGATGACCGCCCCCGTCCTGGTCAAGATCCCGGAGGAGACCAAGATGTGGGAGCCGGCTATCTACACGCTCAACTTCCCGCTGCCTGCAGCCTATCAGGACAAGCCGCCTGCACCCACCAATGACAAG CTGTATTTCACCGAGATGCCGGAGATGGACGTGTACGTGAGGAGCTACGGAGGCTGGATGCTGTCGGTGACCTCCAGGCTTCACGCCCACCTGCTGACCAAAGAGCTGGAGAGAGTCCGAGCGCCCTACAATCACAGCTATCACTACGGAGTCGGCTATGACAG tccTTTGAAGCTGTTGAACAGGCACAATGAGGTGTGGTACGTAGCCGAGGGCGAGCCGGTTTGCACTGATCCACAGGAGCCGACCCCTGCACACACTCCCAGGCCGACTCCGACCGACTCACCCACAGACGCCCCGTCCGACCCCCTCCCTCACACACTCTCTGACTCACCCTCACTCGCCCCCTCAAACCAGTCCTCAAACACAACGTCCAACTCCTCTTCACAAATGCTCGCTGACTCGCCCGCCCTCCCGCCATCTAACCCTCCGCCCAGTCCTTCATCCGACCTGCCCGCTGAGGCCGCCTTCAGCCATCCCCCGACCTCCGCCCAGGCCCCTCTGGACTCGACCACCAACTCCTCCGACCCCGCCTCCGTGAGCCCGTCGTTGGAGCCGCAGGCCGACGCCGCCCAGTGGAACAGCACAGCCCAGAGCTCTGTGGACACAGCGGCCAACGGCAGCCCCAAGGTGGAGCCAGACGGCGctcattag